Proteins encoded within one genomic window of Spirulina major PCC 6313:
- a CDS encoding peptidoglycan D,D-transpeptidase FtsI family protein, whose product MSNPDFPATSSPPDSSTPPLTPRPYRLQPRRLWIVWGLLAASLAGLGFNLYRLQILRAPDLMEQARNQQMTYMRPYIPRREIVDRAGNILATDRLVYTLYAHPNQFPVSREAMAQQLARPLTQDAEALLRTLKVRDSGIPLAANLSEETADQIRDLKLNGLELIRQYSRLYPQQELVSDVVGYVDLDHKGQAGLEYTQEKALERNLRTLQMSRAGNGALMPDHIPSGLLGFDDQRLQLTVDMRLQRVARSLLKQQVETYKAKRGAVLVMNVNDGALLALACEPTFDPNEYSKFDLTLFKNWAVTDLYEPGSTFKPINIAIALEAGAIQSNDTFYDAGKIEIDTWEITNHDYESVGGRGDLNLGEILSYSSNVAMVDLVQQMDPKVYYEALKNLDLTVAPAIELPGAAAGQLKSADQFIYSPVEAATTAFGQGFSLTPLKLAQLQAAIANGGLLVTPHLVRGLVDAENTLVWEPTDHPVKRVFSPATTEVVLDQMAAVIDAPSGQSARISGYRLGGKSGTAEKASPDGGYFSDRKIVSFFTILPLESPQYLVLVVIDEPQGEDLFGSTVAAPLVKSVTEALIAIEGLPPSSP is encoded by the coding sequence ATGTCCAATCCTGACTTCCCTGCAACGTCCTCCCCACCGGATTCCTCCACCCCGCCCTTGACCCCGCGCCCCTACCGTCTTCAACCCCGACGGTTGTGGATTGTCTGGGGCCTGCTCGCTGCGAGTTTGGCGGGGTTAGGATTCAATCTATATCGATTGCAGATTCTACGCGCCCCTGACTTGATGGAACAGGCGCGGAATCAGCAAATGACCTATATGCGCCCCTATATTCCCCGCCGTGAAATCGTGGATCGAGCCGGGAATATCTTAGCGACGGATCGCCTGGTCTATACGCTCTATGCCCACCCCAATCAATTCCCCGTCAGCCGTGAGGCTATGGCGCAGCAGTTAGCCCGTCCCCTTACCCAAGATGCTGAGGCGTTGTTGAGGACCCTCAAGGTGCGGGATAGTGGCATTCCGTTGGCGGCGAATTTGTCGGAGGAAACGGCGGATCAAATTCGGGATTTAAAGCTGAATGGGTTGGAGTTGATCCGTCAATATTCCCGCCTCTATCCTCAGCAGGAATTGGTGTCCGATGTGGTGGGGTATGTGGATTTAGACCATAAGGGGCAGGCGGGGTTGGAATATACCCAAGAGAAGGCCTTGGAACGGAATCTGCGCACGCTGCAAATGAGTCGGGCGGGAAATGGGGCGTTAATGCCGGATCATATTCCGTCGGGGCTGTTGGGGTTTGATGATCAGCGTTTGCAACTGACGGTGGATATGCGGTTGCAGCGGGTGGCGCGATCGCTCCTCAAGCAGCAGGTGGAAACCTACAAGGCGAAACGGGGGGCGGTGTTGGTGATGAATGTTAACGATGGGGCGCTGTTGGCCTTGGCGTGCGAACCCACCTTTGACCCCAATGAATATTCTAAATTTGACCTGACCCTGTTTAAAAATTGGGCGGTGACGGATCTCTACGAACCGGGATCAACGTTTAAGCCGATTAATATTGCGATCGCCCTCGAAGCGGGAGCGATTCAATCCAATGACACCTTCTACGATGCTGGCAAAATCGAGATTGATACCTGGGAAATTACCAACCATGATTACGAATCCGTCGGGGGTCGCGGCGATCTAAACCTAGGGGAAATTCTCAGCTATTCGAGCAATGTGGCCATGGTGGACTTGGTGCAACAGATGGACCCCAAGGTATACTACGAGGCGCTGAAAAACCTCGATCTCACCGTTGCCCCAGCCATTGAACTTCCCGGAGCGGCGGCGGGACAACTCAAGTCTGCCGACCAATTTATCTATTCTCCGGTGGAAGCAGCGACGACGGCCTTTGGCCAAGGCTTTTCGCTGACACCGTTAAAATTAGCCCAACTGCAAGCGGCGATCGCCAATGGTGGGCTGCTCGTCACGCCGCATCTGGTGCGGGGCTTGGTGGATGCGGAGAATACCCTGGTGTGGGAACCCACGGATCACCCGGTTAAGCGCGTGTTTTCCCCCGCCACCACAGAGGTGGTGCTCGATCAAATGGCGGCGGTGATTGATGCCCCCAGTGGACAATCGGCGCGGATTTCGGGCTATCGTCTGGGGGGAAAATCGGGAACAGCGGAAAAGGCGAGTCCTGACGGGGGCTATTTCAGCGATCGCAAAATCGTCAGCTTTTTCACCATCCTCCCCCTCGAAAGTCCGCAATATTTAGTGTTAGTGGTGATTGACGAACCCCAAGGCGAAGACCTCTTCGGCTCCACGGTCGCTGCGCCGTTGGTGAAGTCCGTCACAGAAGCGTTGATTGCGATTGAAGGGTTGCCGCCCTCGTCCCCCTAA
- a CDS encoding LEVG family PEP-CTERM protein: MFNSTVKTILAAATATLSWGAIATTASAYDFVPQQEGEINVGLGCYDGCIAIDPIFESIISLTDSSTGSRSRLFVDNLATKSTYNGGQTVFQQKDAGTNFSGFFFRPSEYNESTGYAEEKGQLEVGTFEFTFASVISALTIDFFDTESTNTTGALAINGVSLTPDYVAKGRDGNLVSQTFFDVKSITLKFGNDTASGTGDGVNFKMAGEPAVGTPEPGTITAGLMASSMIAAARKRQKRNG; this comes from the coding sequence ATGTTTAACTCTACCGTTAAGACTATTCTCGCTGCCGCCACAGCAACCCTCTCTTGGGGTGCGATCGCAACCACCGCATCTGCCTATGACTTCGTACCCCAGCAAGAAGGCGAGATCAACGTCGGTTTAGGCTGTTACGATGGCTGTATTGCCATTGATCCCATCTTTGAAAGTATTATTTCCCTAACCGATAGCAGCACCGGCAGCCGCAGCCGCCTTTTTGTTGATAACTTAGCCACCAAGAGCACCTATAACGGCGGTCAAACTGTTTTCCAGCAAAAAGATGCCGGGACGAACTTTAGCGGCTTCTTCTTCCGCCCGTCAGAATATAACGAAAGCACTGGCTACGCCGAAGAAAAAGGACAACTCGAAGTCGGTACGTTTGAGTTCACATTTGCCAGTGTTATTTCGGCGTTGACCATTGACTTTTTTGATACGGAGTCGACAAATACCACGGGAGCCTTGGCAATCAATGGGGTTAGCCTCACCCCGGATTATGTTGCCAAGGGTCGAGATGGCAACTTAGTGTCTCAAACCTTCTTTGATGTCAAATCGATCACCCTGAAGTTTGGTAACGACACCGCCAGTGGCACAGGGGATGGCGTGAACTTCAAGATGGCAGGTGAACCAGCAGTGGGCACTCCAGAACCCGGTACGATCACAGCCGGTTTGATGGCATCGAGCATGATTGCTGCCGCTCGCAAGCGTCAAAAGCGTAACGGTTAA
- a CDS encoding DUF6464 family protein, giving the protein MASVAFERMRLTSHAAIRQRLRDHDQQLRLLAGRRDRCRTCCYFARSAFLRCAVHPLGDPQTCPHYSPTDPNDP; this is encoded by the coding sequence ATGGCTTCAGTTGCGTTTGAACGGATGCGTCTGACCTCCCATGCCGCAATTCGGCAGCGTCTCCGAGATCATGACCAGCAGTTGCGATTATTGGCGGGGCGGCGCGATCGCTGTCGCACCTGTTGCTACTTTGCCCGGTCTGCTTTCCTCCGCTGCGCTGTTCATCCCCTCGGAGACCCGCAGACCTGCCCCCATTACAGTCCAACCGACCCCAACGACCCCTAA
- the ndhD1 gene encoding photosynthetic/respiratory NAD(P)H-quinone oxidoreductase subunit D1, protein MNATHFPWLTVIILFPLVAGLLLPIIPDKDGKTVRWYSLIVGLIDFVFIVYAFYTGYDLSEPGLQLVESYTWIPDIDLKWSVGVDGLSMPLVILTGFITTLAMMAAWPVTLKPKLFYFLMLAMYGGQIAVFAVQDLLLFFLVWELELVPVYLILSIWGGKKRLYAATKFILYTAGGSLFILAAALTMAFYGDTVTFDMSAIAAKDYGLGLQLILYAGFLIAYGVKLPIFPLHTWLPDAHGEATAPAHMLLAGILLKMGGYALIRMNVGMLPDAHARFAPVLIILGVVNIVYAAFTSFAQRNLKRKIAYSSISHMGFVLIGIASFTELGMSGAMLQMISHGLIGASLFFMVGATYDRTHTLMLDEMGGVGKTMKKAFAMWTACSLASLALPGMSGFVAELMVFVGFATSDAYSTTFRVIVVILAAVGVILTPIYLLSMLREIFYGEENKELVSHEKLVDVEPREVFIIGALLVPIIGIGLYPKIATQIYDSTLTQLTAMVRGHVPTLVETAKTPPPAIAEVSMAPTIGPN, encoded by the coding sequence ATGAATGCAACCCATTTTCCGTGGCTGACCGTCATCATTTTGTTTCCCTTGGTGGCGGGCCTCTTGCTCCCGATCATCCCAGACAAAGACGGGAAAACCGTGCGCTGGTATTCCCTGATCGTCGGGTTGATTGATTTTGTTTTCATCGTCTACGCCTTCTACACCGGCTACGACCTCTCCGAACCCGGCTTGCAACTGGTGGAAAGCTACACCTGGATTCCGGACATTGACCTGAAATGGTCAGTGGGGGTTGATGGTCTCTCGATGCCCTTGGTGATTTTGACCGGGTTTATCACCACCCTGGCGATGATGGCCGCCTGGCCCGTCACCCTCAAACCGAAGCTCTTTTACTTTTTAATGTTGGCGATGTACGGCGGTCAGATCGCCGTCTTTGCCGTGCAGGATTTACTGCTCTTCTTCCTGGTGTGGGAATTGGAACTCGTGCCGGTGTACCTAATTTTGTCGATCTGGGGCGGGAAAAAACGCCTCTACGCCGCAACCAAGTTCATTCTTTACACCGCCGGCGGTTCGCTGTTCATCCTGGCTGCCGCGTTGACGATGGCGTTTTACGGCGATACGGTCACCTTTGATATGAGTGCGATCGCTGCCAAAGACTACGGTCTCGGCCTACAACTCATTCTCTACGCCGGTTTCCTGATCGCCTACGGAGTCAAACTCCCCATCTTCCCCCTCCATACCTGGCTCCCCGATGCCCACGGCGAAGCCACCGCCCCCGCCCACATGCTCCTCGCCGGGATTCTCCTCAAAATGGGCGGCTATGCTCTGATCCGGATGAACGTAGGCATGCTCCCCGATGCCCATGCGCGATTCGCCCCAGTGTTGATTATTTTGGGGGTGGTCAATATTGTCTATGCCGCCTTCACCTCCTTTGCCCAGCGCAACCTGAAGCGAAAAATCGCCTATTCCTCCATTTCCCACATGGGCTTTGTGTTGATTGGGATCGCCTCCTTCACAGAACTGGGGATGAGCGGCGCGATGCTGCAAATGATTTCCCACGGGCTGATCGGCGCGAGTCTCTTCTTCATGGTGGGTGCCACCTACGATCGCACCCATACCCTGATGCTCGATGAAATGGGCGGTGTGGGCAAAACAATGAAAAAAGCCTTCGCCATGTGGACGGCCTGCTCCCTCGCCTCCCTTGCCCTGCCGGGGATGAGCGGTTTTGTGGCGGAATTAATGGTGTTTGTGGGCTTTGCCACCAGTGATGCCTATAGCACCACCTTCCGGGTGATTGTGGTGATCCTTGCCGCTGTGGGGGTGATCCTCACGCCGATTTACCTGCTTTCGATGTTGCGGGAAATCTTCTACGGCGAAGAAAACAAAGAGTTAGTGTCCCATGAAAAACTCGTGGATGTGGAACCCCGCGAAGTGTTCATCATTGGGGCGTTGCTCGTGCCGATCATCGGCATTGGTCTCTATCCCAAAATCGCCACCCAAATCTACGACAGCACCCTAACCCAACTCACCGCCATGGTGCGGGGTCACGTTCCCACTTTGGTAGAGACGGCGAAAACCCCACCGCCGGCGATCGCAGAGGTGTCCATGGCTCCCACTATCGGGCCCAATTAG
- a CDS encoding NAD(P)H-quinone oxidoreductase subunit 5, with amino-acid sequence MESFLYDYAWLIPVLPLFGAALVGIGLISVNNVTNKLRQLNAVVILVLIGVAMTMSFALLWSQLQGHAPYTQSFEWAAAGSFRLTMGYIIDPLTSVMLAIVTSVALLVMIYTDGYMAHDPGYVRFYAYLSIFSASMLGLVISPNLVQVYIFWELVGMCSYLLIGFWYDRKAAADACQKAFVTNRVGDFGLLLGMLGLYWATGSFEFAVIGERLEELVASGALAGGLAALFGILVFLGPVAKSAQFPLHVWLPDAMEGPTPISALIHAATMVAAGVFLIARMYPVFEPFPLVMNVIAWTGALTAFLGASIAITQNDIKKGLAYSTISQLGYMVMAMGCGAYSAGLFHLMTHAYFKAMLFLCSGSVIHGMEAVVGHNPVLAQDMRLMGGLRKYMPITATTFLIGNLAICGIPPFAGFWSKDEILGSAFGANPALWLVGWLTAGITAFYMFRMYFLTFEGPFRGTDTAIQGELMAAAGAIAGGGSDDHGDHHDAKPHESPWTMTLPLAILAIPSALIGLAGVPWHNRFEHLVHAPGEAIAALAEFDQTEFLIMAGSSVGIGLIGIALAGLMYSQKAIDPKAIAQKIQPLYNFSLNKWYFDELYDRIFVVGTRRIARQMLEIDYRVVDGAVNFTGLVTVVTGQGLKYFENGRVQFYALIIFAAVLGFVVVSSL; translated from the coding sequence ATGGAATCATTCCTCTACGACTACGCTTGGTTAATCCCCGTGTTGCCCCTCTTCGGTGCAGCATTGGTGGGAATCGGCCTCATATCAGTCAACAACGTAACCAATAAACTGCGCCAACTTAACGCCGTCGTCATCCTCGTCCTCATTGGCGTGGCCATGACAATGTCCTTCGCGTTGCTTTGGAGTCAACTTCAAGGCCATGCGCCCTACACCCAAAGTTTTGAATGGGCCGCCGCCGGTAGTTTTCGGCTCACTATGGGGTACATCATTGATCCCCTAACATCGGTCATGTTAGCGATCGTGACCAGTGTCGCCCTCTTGGTGATGATCTACACCGACGGCTACATGGCCCATGATCCCGGCTATGTCCGGTTTTATGCCTACTTGAGTATATTTAGTGCCTCAATGTTGGGACTGGTGATCAGCCCCAACCTTGTGCAAGTCTATATTTTCTGGGAATTGGTGGGGATGTGCTCCTACCTGCTGATTGGCTTTTGGTACGATCGCAAAGCCGCCGCCGATGCCTGCCAAAAAGCCTTCGTCACCAACCGCGTTGGCGACTTTGGCCTCCTCCTCGGCATGCTCGGCCTCTATTGGGCCACCGGCAGCTTTGAATTTGCCGTCATCGGTGAACGCCTTGAGGAATTGGTGGCATCCGGAGCCTTGGCCGGTGGCCTCGCGGCCCTCTTCGGCATCTTGGTCTTTCTGGGCCCCGTGGCCAAATCCGCCCAATTCCCCCTCCATGTGTGGCTGCCCGACGCGATGGAAGGCCCCACCCCCATTTCCGCTCTGATCCACGCCGCCACCATGGTGGCGGCGGGCGTGTTTTTGATTGCGCGGATGTATCCCGTCTTTGAACCCTTCCCCCTCGTGATGAACGTGATCGCCTGGACGGGGGCCTTAACCGCCTTCCTGGGTGCATCGATCGCCATCACCCAAAACGACATCAAAAAAGGCCTCGCCTATTCCACCATTTCCCAACTGGGCTACATGGTGATGGCCATGGGCTGCGGCGCGTATTCGGCGGGTCTCTTTCACCTGATGACCCATGCCTACTTCAAAGCCATGCTTTTCCTCTGCTCCGGCTCGGTGATCCATGGGATGGAAGCGGTGGTGGGCCATAACCCGGTGTTGGCTCAGGATATGCGTTTGATGGGGGGCTTGCGAAAATATATGCCCATTACCGCCACCACCTTTTTAATTGGCAACTTGGCAATCTGTGGGATTCCGCCCTTTGCTGGGTTTTGGTCAAAAGATGAAATTCTAGGGTCAGCCTTTGGGGCGAATCCGGCCCTCTGGCTCGTGGGCTGGCTGACGGCGGGGATCACGGCGTTCTATATGTTCCGGATGTATTTCCTCACCTTTGAGGGGCCATTCCGGGGTACGGATACCGCGATTCAAGGTGAGTTAATGGCGGCGGCCGGTGCGATCGCTGGTGGTGGTTCTGATGATCACGGCGATCACCATGATGCCAAACCCCACGAATCCCCTTGGACGATGACCTTGCCCTTGGCGATTTTGGCGATTCCCTCAGCCCTGATCGGGTTAGCGGGTGTGCCGTGGCACAATCGCTTTGAACATCTGGTTCATGCTCCCGGTGAAGCGATCGCCGCCCTGGCCGAGTTTGACCAAACTGAGTTTCTCATTATGGCGGGTTCTTCCGTTGGCATTGGGTTGATCGGGATTGCCCTGGCTGGCCTGATGTATAGCCAAAAGGCGATCGATCCGAAGGCGATCGCTCAGAAAATCCAACCCCTTTACAACTTCTCCCTCAACAAATGGTATTTTGATGAACTCTACGATCGCATCTTCGTCGTCGGCACTCGCCGCATTGCGCGGCAAATGCTCGAAATTGACTATCGCGTCGTGGATGGAGCCGTCAACTTTACCGGCCTCGTCACCGTGGTTACGGGTCAAGGGTTGAAGTACTTTGAAAACGGTCGCGTCCAATTCTACGCCCTGATTATTTTCGCGGCGGTATTAGGGTTTGTCGTGGTCTCTAGTCTCTAG
- a CDS encoding thioredoxin family protein: MIPKTLINLFIMLNTTDETFDRHVLAARNPVMVYFWAPWCKLCHLVEPTLLKTQGEFPVPLQIARVNADENLKLAATYRLKILPTLVLFAQGELIYRLEGFPGRDELYRSLSQASLQLLTPSL, from the coding sequence ATGATCCCAAAGACTTTAATAAATCTGTTTATCATGCTCAATACAACCGACGAGACATTTGATCGCCATGTTCTCGCTGCCCGCAACCCTGTCATGGTTTACTTTTGGGCCCCTTGGTGTAAACTCTGCCACTTAGTCGAACCGACCCTCTTAAAAACCCAAGGCGAGTTTCCAGTTCCCCTGCAAATTGCTCGCGTTAATGCGGATGAAAATTTGAAGCTGGCCGCAACATATCGCCTCAAAATTTTACCAACCCTAGTCCTGTTCGCTCAAGGTGAGTTGATCTATCGCCTCGAAGGGTTTCCAGGGCGAGATGAACTCTATCGGAGCCTAAGCCAGGCCAGTCTTCAACTGCTCACGCCTTCGCTCTAA
- a CDS encoding DUF427 domain-containing protein produces the protein MPKAVLNDVVLASSDRCQQVEGNYYFPPDALNSDYFTPSTTHTHCPWKGQASYYTVTVNGTEIKDAAWYYPATTTERAKVIEGYVAFYKTKVKIEA, from the coding sequence ATGCCGAAAGCAGTCCTCAATGATGTTGTCCTTGCCAGTAGCGATCGCTGCCAACAAGTCGAAGGCAACTACTACTTCCCCCCCGATGCCCTGAACTCGGATTATTTTACGCCGAGTACAACCCACACCCATTGCCCCTGGAAAGGCCAAGCCAGCTACTACACCGTGACCGTTAACGGCACCGAGATCAAAGATGCCGCCTGGTACTACCCCGCCACGACAACGGAGCGGGCGAAGGTGATCGAAGGATACGTCGCGTTTTATAAAACCAAGGTCAAAATCGAAGCCTAA
- a CDS encoding RNA-guided endonuclease InsQ/TnpB family protein, which yields MKTLKFKLYQHKRNRYLKRTINAAGRIYNHCVALHKRYYRMWGKHLNCARLQKHIAKLRKRNPWWLQVGSQAVQDICQRIEKAYQLFFKHKDRSVRPPNFKKTRKYKSFTLKQAGYKFLGGNRVRIGNKVYQYWNSRPIEGKVKTVTIKRTPLGELFMIVTVDTLSEPQVKTETGNIAGFDFGLKTFLTCSEGFKIDAPLFFKQSLNAVRKASRELSRKQKGSAHRERARLNLARKHEDIAHRRRDWFWKLAHRLTNQFDVLCFETLNLKAMQRLWGRKVSDLAFREFLQILEWVATKKGKRVVYVDRWFPSSKTCSSCGHILEHLDLETRHWRCPSCSAENDRDENAAMNIKVAGASAIGLGDVRQALPAIAV from the coding sequence ATGAAAACGCTCAAGTTCAAGCTCTACCAGCATAAGCGGAATAGATACCTCAAGCGGACAATCAATGCCGCAGGGCGTATCTACAACCATTGTGTTGCCCTCCACAAACGGTACTACCGAATGTGGGGCAAGCACTTGAACTGCGCCCGACTGCAAAAACACATCGCCAAGCTTCGGAAACGGAACCCCTGGTGGTTGCAGGTGGGTTCTCAAGCCGTACAGGATATCTGCCAACGAATTGAGAAAGCGTATCAACTGTTCTTCAAACACAAAGATAGAAGCGTTCGACCGCCCAACTTCAAGAAAACCCGAAAATACAAATCCTTCACCCTCAAGCAAGCTGGGTACAAATTCCTCGGTGGCAACCGGGTCAGGATTGGGAACAAAGTCTATCAATATTGGAACTCTCGCCCCATTGAGGGCAAGGTCAAGACCGTGACGATTAAACGAACTCCCTTGGGAGAACTGTTCATGATTGTCACGGTAGATACCCTGTCAGAACCCCAAGTCAAAACCGAGACAGGTAACATTGCTGGTTTTGATTTTGGACTTAAGACCTTCTTGACCTGTTCTGAGGGATTCAAGATTGATGCCCCCTTGTTCTTCAAGCAGTCACTCAATGCAGTTCGCAAAGCGAGTCGAGAGTTGTCCCGTAAGCAAAAGGGTTCAGCCCATCGAGAACGTGCCCGATTGAACTTAGCCCGCAAGCATGAAGATATTGCCCATCGACGGCGGGACTGGTTCTGGAAGTTGGCTCACCGCCTGACGAATCAGTTTGATGTGCTGTGTTTTGAAACCTTGAACCTCAAGGCGATGCAGCGGCTTTGGGGGCGTAAGGTGAGTGATTTGGCGTTTCGGGAGTTTCTGCAAATCCTGGAGTGGGTGGCGACGAAGAAGGGGAAGCGGGTGGTCTATGTTGACCGCTGGTTCCCTTCGAGCAAGACCTGTTCAAGTTGTGGTCATATTTTGGAGCATCTGGATTTAGAGACTCGCCATTGGCGGTGTCCCAGTTGCTCGGCAGAGAATGACCGGGATGAGAATGCGGCGATGAATATTAAAGTGGCTGGGGCTTCAGCCATTGGGTTAGGTGATGTCAGACAGGCGTTGCCTGCTATTGCTGTTTGA
- a CDS encoding transposase encodes MGVSPLELSYHNKTLENCEKNSQIYNALKTWLGQDIPWAHLSHLTTCIWMVIAVIQTGAVNLTKWLPYLPCRGLFAQSKQRRVRRWLGNSRINIHRLYKPIIKAALADWQDEVMYLSLDTSLFWDEYCLIRVAVVHRGRALPLGWRVLAHPSASVAANTYRELLQDVARLLPQGVKVVLLADRGFVQTETMTLVRTFGWHYRIRIKSNTWLWHSAKGWSQPKAFHLKPGEALCWHNVKLHKGEWYGPVHVIFGRNNVNGEFWAVVSDEPTHLQTFAEYGLRFDIEEAFLDDQSGGWHLQSSQLRSVCVLSRLCFILALATLYVSAQGLEVVQSGKRRWVDPHWFRGNSYFRIGLEWIRTALLEGWRLIRLVAFFSNSDPEPAMASRPQHRQRSYRLEFQFCSFSYSPD; translated from the coding sequence ATGGGAGTCAGTCCTCTAGAATTGAGTTACCACAACAAAACTCTGGAGAACTGTGAAAAAAACTCCCAAATTTACAATGCCCTGAAAACCTGGTTGGGTCAAGACATCCCCTGGGCGCATCTGAGCCACCTGACTACCTGCATCTGGATGGTCATCGCCGTCATCCAAACCGGAGCAGTCAACCTCACGAAATGGCTGCCGTATCTGCCCTGTCGAGGATTGTTTGCCCAAAGTAAACAGCGGCGAGTCCGACGCTGGCTGGGCAATAGCCGCATCAATATTCATCGACTCTACAAACCCATCATCAAAGCCGCCTTAGCCGATTGGCAGGATGAGGTGATGTACCTGAGCTTAGACACCTCACTATTTTGGGATGAGTATTGTCTGATTCGGGTGGCTGTGGTGCATCGCGGTCGTGCTTTACCCCTAGGCTGGCGTGTGTTGGCTCATCCCAGTGCCTCGGTTGCCGCCAACACCTACCGAGAACTGCTCCAAGATGTCGCTCGACTCCTACCGCAAGGGGTGAAGGTGGTGCTGCTGGCTGACCGTGGCTTTGTGCAGACGGAGACTATGACGCTGGTGCGCACCTTCGGCTGGCATTATCGCATCCGCATCAAAAGCAATACCTGGCTTTGGCACTCTGCCAAGGGCTGGAGCCAACCAAAAGCGTTTCATCTCAAACCCGGTGAAGCCCTCTGCTGGCACAACGTCAAACTTCACAAAGGTGAATGGTATGGTCCGGTTCATGTCATTTTCGGTCGCAACAATGTCAATGGCGAGTTTTGGGCGGTTGTCAGTGATGAACCGACCCACCTCCAGACTTTTGCTGAGTATGGTCTCCGGTTTGATATCGAGGAGGCGTTTCTCGATGACCAGTCTGGGGGTTGGCACCTCCAATCTTCCCAACTTCGCTCAGTTTGTGTTCTTTCCCGTCTCTGCTTCATTCTGGCTCTGGCGACTCTCTATGTCTCAGCTCAGGGTCTTGAGGTTGTCCAATCGGGCAAGCGTCGCTGGGTTGACCCCCATTGGTTTCGCGGCAATAGCTATTTTCGTATCGGTCTTGAGTGGATTCGTACTGCTCTCCTTGAGGGCTGGCGCTTGATTCGGCTTGTTGCTTTCTTTTCTAATTCTGACCCTGAACCGGCTATGGCTTCTCGTCCTCAGCATCGGCAACGCTCTTATCGCCTTGAATTCCAGTTTTGCTCTTTTTCTTACTCCCCTGACTGA
- a CDS encoding putative N-acetylmannosamine-6-phosphate 2-epimerase produces the protein MLSSLRDQLIVSCQAPADSPLHAPEMIAAIAQATVNQGAIAVRIDSPAHIAAVRQRLPQIPIIGLWKQMIPGCAVYITPRLEDAIAVIEAGADIVAMDATRRDRPGGVTVAELIAAIHDRGKLVMADVDDFASASEAIAAGADLVGTTLYGYTETTANQTPPAWDLLRRIAQELDTFTICEGGIATPEMVRQALDGGADAVVVGTAITGIDLRTQAFRAVL, from the coding sequence ATGCTTTCTAGCCTTCGTGATCAGTTAATTGTCTCGTGCCAAGCTCCGGCAGATTCGCCCCTCCATGCGCCGGAAATGATTGCGGCGATCGCCCAGGCGACGGTGAATCAAGGGGCGATCGCGGTGCGGATTGATAGCCCCGCCCATATTGCAGCGGTGCGCCAACGGTTGCCCCAGATTCCGATTATCGGTCTGTGGAAGCAGATGATCCCTGGCTGTGCGGTGTATATTACGCCGCGTTTAGAAGATGCGATCGCGGTGATTGAGGCGGGGGCGGATATTGTGGCCATGGATGCGACGCGGCGCGATCGCCCCGGTGGGGTGACAGTGGCGGAGTTGATCGCGGCGATCCATGATCGAGGTAAGTTAGTGATGGCGGATGTGGATGATTTTGCCAGTGCGTCTGAGGCGATCGCGGCCGGGGCGGATCTCGTCGGCACCACCCTCTACGGCTACACCGAAACCACCGCCAACCAAACCCCACCGGCTTGGGATCTGCTCCGCCGTATCGCCCAAGAACTCGACACCTTCACCATTTGTGAAGGCGGCATCGCCACCCCAGAGATGGTGCGCCAAGCGTTGGATGGCGGAGCCGATGCCGTGGTGGTGGGCACAGCGATTACAGGAATTGATCTACGCACCCAAGCGTTTCGAGCGGTGTTGTGA
- a CDS encoding lasso peptide biosynthesis B2 protein, with protein sequence MGWRHKWQTAQRLSRQDWGWFLGAMILLPLVAVLVQGLGLRRAQHCLRTCGPDPGRIEPCLSFLQIKRLAAMVTLADRYSRPWSNCLRRSLTLAYGLRWYGVAADLRIGMRRHQGQMESHAWIEWRGMVLGDRADIGQDYRAFAQTIHPD encoded by the coding sequence ATGGGGTGGCGGCACAAATGGCAGACGGCCCAGCGGTTGTCGCGGCAGGATTGGGGCTGGTTTCTAGGGGCCATGATCCTGTTGCCGCTGGTAGCGGTGTTGGTGCAAGGGTTGGGGTTGCGGCGGGCGCAGCACTGTTTGCGAACCTGTGGGCCTGATCCGGGTCGGATCGAACCTTGCTTATCGTTTCTTCAAATCAAACGCTTGGCGGCGATGGTGACTTTGGCGGATCGCTACAGTCGGCCCTGGAGTAATTGTTTGCGGCGATCGCTGACTCTGGCCTACGGGTTACGGTGGTACGGCGTGGCGGCGGATTTACGCATTGGCATGCGTCGCCATCAGGGCCAGATGGAAAGCCATGCTTGGATTGAATGGCGGGGGATGGTGTTGGGCGATCGCGCCGACATCGGCCAAGACTACCGCGCCTTTGCCCAGACGATTCACCCCGATTGA